A genomic segment from Sparus aurata chromosome 20, fSpaAur1.1, whole genome shotgun sequence encodes:
- the stub1 gene encoding E3 ubiquitin-protein ligase CHIP, with the protein MAGSPEKSSTAQELKEQGNRLFLCRKYQEAATCYSKAINRNPSVAVYYTNRALCHVKLQQHDKALADCKHALELDSQSVKAHFFLGQCHLELENYDEAIGNLQKAYNLAKEQRLNFGDDIPSALRIAKKKRWNSIEEKRINQENELHAYLTKLILAEKERELEEYKEKQDDNQNGGDAAKISSKHDKYLMDMDELFSQVDEKRKKREIPDYLCGKISFELMREPCITPSGITYDRKDIEEHLQRVGHFDPVTRSPLTQDQLIPNLAMKEVIDAFIQENGWVEDY; encoded by the exons ATGGCCGGCAGCCCGGAGAAGAGTTCCACCGCgcaggagctgaaggagcaggGGAACCGGCTGTTCCTCTGCCGCAAGTACCAGGAGGCTGCTACATGCTACAGTAAAGCTATT AACCGTAACCCATCTGTGGCAGTGTACTACACCAACAGGGCTCTCTGccatgtgaagctgcagcagcatgaCAAGGCTCTGGCAGATTGTAAGCACGCGCTGGAGCTGGACAGCCAGTCAGTGAAGGCCCACTTCTTCCTGGGCCAGTGTCACCTGGAGCTGGAGAACTACGACGAGGCCATCGGCAACCTGCAGAAAG cTTATAACCTGGCAAAAGAACAGAGGTTGAATTTTGGAGATGACATCCCCAGCGCTTTGCGCATTGCCAAGAAAAAACGTTGGAATAGCATCGAGGAGAAGCGCATCAACCAGGAGAACGAGCTACACGCCTATCTGACCAAACTCATACTGGCCGAGAAGGAAAG AGAGCTAGAGGAATACAAAGAGAAACAGGATGACAATCAAAATGGAGGCGATGCTGCCAAGATATCATCAAAACAT GATAAGTATCTAATGGACATGGATGAGCTTTTCTCTCAAGTggatgagaaaagaaaa AAGCGGGAGATTCCAGATTATCTGTGTGGGAAGATCAGTTTTGAGCTGATGAGGGAACCGTGCATCACACCCAGTGGAATCACTTATGATCGGAAGGACATCGAAGAGCACCTACAG CGAGTGGGCCACTTCGACCCAGTCACCAGGAGTCCCCTGACCCAGGACCAGCTGATCCCGAACCTGGCCATGAAGGAGGTGATCGATGCCTTTATCCAGGAGAACGGCTGGGTGGAGGACTACTGA